The following proteins are co-located in the Desulfoscipio sp. XC116 genome:
- the nikC gene encoding nickel ABC transporter permease subunit NikC — MVRTGAEGIKRNVPKTLAGDKREGILSAVMSRLIRDKLALVGLGVIVAVVALGLFAPFLAPHDPVQVDLGQKLIRPCAEYPLGTDHLGRCIFSRLIYGTRVSLSTAVLILTVIIFISVPVGTVSGYVGGKLDNMVMRFIDILLAFPGLVLALVIAGMLGPGLINVMIALSAVWWVDYARIIRSMVLSVKEKEFISAARACGATHRQIICRHVLPNVLSPVIVLATLDMGKLILTISGLSFLGLGAQPPIPEWGAMLNDGRPYMQVAPHLMLFPGLAIMLLVLAFNLLGDGLRDAFDPRGDNCG, encoded by the coding sequence CTGGTGCGGACGGGGGCTGAGGGGATAAAAAGGAATGTGCCGAAAACGCTGGCCGGAGATAAGCGGGAAGGAATTCTATCCGCGGTCATGAGCCGGTTGATTCGGGATAAATTGGCGCTTGTGGGGTTGGGAGTAATCGTAGCTGTTGTTGCTCTGGGGTTGTTTGCTCCTTTTCTGGCGCCTCACGACCCGGTGCAAGTGGATCTGGGGCAGAAGTTAATCAGGCCTTGTGCGGAGTACCCACTGGGCACGGACCATTTGGGACGCTGTATCTTCTCCCGGCTGATTTACGGCACGCGGGTTTCCCTTTCTACCGCTGTGCTTATTTTAACGGTTATTATTTTTATCAGTGTGCCCGTGGGTACCGTTTCAGGCTATGTTGGAGGAAAACTGGACAATATGGTTATGCGCTTCATAGACATACTGCTGGCTTTTCCCGGACTGGTACTGGCCCTGGTGATAGCCGGTATGCTGGGCCCGGGGCTGATTAACGTAATGATTGCTCTAAGTGCTGTCTGGTGGGTGGATTATGCCAGAATTATCCGTAGCATGGTACTTTCAGTAAAAGAAAAGGAATTTATTTCCGCCGCCAGAGCCTGTGGCGCCACCCATAGGCAAATTATTTGTCGGCATGTACTGCCTAACGTACTATCACCGGTCATTGTGCTGGCTACACTGGATATGGGCAAGCTGATTCTGACTATTTCCGGTCTTTCCTTTCTGGGTTTGGGAGCGCAGCCGCCTATTCCGGAATGGGGGGCCATGCTCAATGACGGCAGGCCTTATATGCAGGTGGCCCCACATTTGATGCTTTTTCCAGGGCTGGCAATCATGCTGCTGGTACTGGCTTTTAACTTGCTCGGTGACGGATTGCGCGACGCCTTTGACCCCAGAGGGGATAATTGCGGGTAA
- a CDS encoding Rpn family recombination-promoting nuclease/putative transposase codes for MPQAIIKYIPEYEYILYNISGYSDEAIKGGVKLRIFLKILRDIFEKDEEEFFKTLRETIIALDQLEKQEKGIEYFETFIRYIMNARKDLELKTVYEIVKEISFERSELIMTIAEKLIKEGIEKGIEKGMEKGMEKGIEKGMEKGKLEVARNLLDLGLKIDKIIKATGLTEEEIKKLLN; via the coding sequence CTGCCGCAAGCAATTATAAAATACATACCGGAATATGAATACATATTATACAACATCTCCGGATATAGCGACGAGGCAATAAAAGGCGGCGTAAAGCTGAGAATATTTCTGAAGATATTAAGAGACATATTTGAAAAAGACGAAGAAGAATTTTTCAAGACCTTGAGAGAAACCATTATAGCCCTGGATCAGCTGGAAAAACAAGAAAAGGGTATCGAGTACTTTGAGACCTTCATTAGATACATTATGAATGCCAGGAAGGATTTGGAGCTCAAGACAGTATATGAAATAGTAAAGGAAATTTCCTTTGAGAGGAGTGAACTGATTATGACCATAGCTGAGAAACTAATCAAAGAAGGCATAGAGAAGGGCATAGAGAAAGGCATGGAGAAGGGCATGGAGAAAGGCATAGAGAAGGGCATGGAGAAAGGGAAACTGGAAGTGGCGAGAAATTTGCTTGATTTGGGATTGAAAATAGATAAGATTATAAAAGCTACAGGACTGACAGAGGAAGAGATAAAAAAGTTATTGAATTAG
- a CDS encoding ABC transporter substrate-binding protein, producing the protein MGCKKIICLILLLVLTGLLGGCGNGDQGQTDGRELVIGIGRDFYNGAESSSFVHGSTCVWESLTYLDENLEPMPQLAERLVPDATASVWTVYLRQGVKFHDGTPLDADAVVKSIERLKEHVELDEYGTFTNLEKVEPVGEREIKCTFNKPEPAFPAKAAYHGCPIFSPQSFDDNGKITFPYGTGPFKFAEYKNGEALVVTRNDEYWGGKPKLDKVTFKIIPDPSTRLAALQAGEIQAVVDVGGILPEHVPVIEGDGKLNLFSCPVTTTHYLLFNNQKPPFNDERLRQAVSLSLDRGQLVKEVLNGYGEPADTIFTSQAKTWVVGNLWITDKNKARELAAQVGLNSQRQVVFVVNSALANRWPYKPIAEILQSDLRALGFEVKLKMLETGAWKEVVEKGEYDLTLTPYTLMTGDPDFFFNGWVHSKGQMNMQRGIGYSSLDADTLVEAAAVERESAKRQQYYSDLQRLVARDMPLCPVYHDVCLYATTKNVHDLKLDLFFKPSLDKAWLD; encoded by the coding sequence TTGGGTTGTAAAAAAATAATTTGTTTAATATTATTGCTTGTTTTAACCGGCTTACTAGGCGGTTGTGGCAACGGTGATCAAGGACAAACAGACGGGCGTGAACTGGTGATCGGTATCGGTCGGGATTTTTATAATGGTGCTGAGAGCAGTAGTTTTGTTCACGGCAGCACTTGCGTTTGGGAAAGCCTTACTTATCTTGACGAGAATTTGGAACCCATGCCGCAGCTGGCCGAAAGGCTGGTTCCCGATGCAACGGCATCGGTATGGACGGTTTACCTGCGCCAGGGTGTCAAGTTTCACGATGGTACACCGCTTGATGCTGACGCGGTGGTAAAAAGTATAGAACGATTAAAAGAACATGTTGAACTTGATGAATACGGAACCTTTACCAATCTGGAAAAAGTGGAGCCTGTGGGCGAGCGAGAAATAAAATGCACTTTTAACAAGCCTGAACCGGCCTTTCCGGCTAAAGCAGCCTACCATGGCTGCCCGATTTTCAGCCCGCAAAGCTTTGATGATAATGGCAAAATAACCTTTCCCTATGGTACGGGGCCGTTCAAATTTGCCGAATATAAAAACGGTGAAGCTCTGGTAGTGACGCGCAACGATGAATACTGGGGGGGCAAACCCAAGCTGGATAAAGTAACCTTTAAAATTATTCCCGATCCGTCTACCCGCCTGGCCGCACTGCAGGCAGGTGAAATACAGGCCGTGGTGGATGTGGGCGGCATACTGCCGGAGCATGTCCCGGTAATTGAGGGGGACGGCAAACTAAATTTGTTTTCGTGTCCGGTAACGACAACTCACTATCTGCTTTTTAACAATCAAAAGCCGCCCTTTAATGATGAGCGTCTGCGCCAAGCGGTAAGCCTGTCGCTGGATCGCGGGCAGCTGGTCAAGGAAGTGCTTAACGGTTATGGTGAACCTGCGGATACTATCTTTACTTCCCAGGCCAAAACGTGGGTGGTCGGTAATCTATGGATAACGGACAAGAACAAGGCCCGGGAACTGGCTGCGCAGGTTGGTCTGAATTCGCAGCGTCAAGTAGTTTTTGTGGTTAATTCAGCTCTGGCCAATCGCTGGCCATATAAGCCGATTGCGGAAATATTGCAATCCGATCTTAGAGCCCTCGGCTTTGAGGTAAAGCTTAAGATGTTGGAAACGGGTGCCTGGAAAGAGGTGGTAGAAAAAGGAGAATATGATCTCACCTTAACGCCGTATACATTGATGACCGGTGATCCTGATTTCTTCTTTAACGGTTGGGTTCACTCTAAAGGGCAGATGAACATGCAGCGGGGTATTGGCTACAGCAGTTTGGATGCGGACACCTTGGTGGAGGCTGCCGCCGTTGAGCGGGAATCGGCTAAAAGGCAGCAATACTACAGCGATCTGCAGCGGTTGGTTGCCCGTGATATGCCGCTGTGCCCGGTTTATCATGATGTGTGCCTGTACGCGACCACAAAAAATGTCCATGATTTAAAGCTGGATTTGTTTTTTAAGCCGAGTCTGGATAAAGCCTGGCTTGATTAA
- a CDS encoding oligopeptide/dipeptide ABC transporter ATP-binding protein: protein MSLLNIQGLIKYHRVSGGVFSARSEKIHAVDGIFLTVEKGETLGLVGESGCGKSTLARLILRLEDPDDGRIIFNGRDITGLGKKMHDIRRRMQMIFQDTHASLNPRMTVGAIIGEPLVNYRVGMRREQKEKVLELLQTVGLNPEHAARYPHEFSGGQRQRIGIARALALQPDLVVCDEPVSSLDVSVRAQILNLLLQLKKQLGLAYLFISHDLTIVSCISDRVAIMYLGKIVEVLPGGDLVAKARHPYTRALLAAVPVYHPRLRDGKELLVEGEPPDPASPPAGCRFHPRCPKAREKCRVLEPLLEPISAEHQVACHWAGV from the coding sequence GTGAGCTTGCTTAATATACAGGGCTTGATAAAGTATCACCGGGTAAGTGGTGGGGTTTTTTCAGCCCGCAGTGAAAAAATCCACGCGGTGGACGGCATTTTCTTAACCGTTGAAAAGGGGGAAACCCTTGGCCTGGTTGGTGAGAGTGGGTGTGGCAAAAGCACTTTGGCCCGGCTGATATTAAGACTGGAAGACCCGGACGACGGCAGGATTATATTTAATGGAAGAGATATTACCGGTCTGGGGAAAAAAATGCATGACATAAGGCGCCGGATGCAGATGATTTTTCAAGATACCCATGCTTCTCTTAACCCGCGCATGACTGTTGGCGCTATTATTGGTGAGCCTCTGGTGAATTACCGGGTGGGAATGCGGCGGGAGCAAAAGGAAAAGGTGTTGGAACTGCTGCAAACCGTTGGCTTAAACCCCGAACATGCCGCGCGTTATCCCCATGAGTTCAGCGGCGGCCAGCGCCAGCGTATCGGTATTGCCAGGGCACTGGCCTTGCAGCCCGATCTTGTGGTTTGTGATGAACCTGTTTCGAGTCTGGATGTATCTGTCCGGGCCCAAATTTTAAATTTATTGCTGCAATTAAAAAAACAGTTGGGCCTTGCCTATTTATTTATTTCCCATGATCTGACAATAGTCAGCTGCATCAGTGACCGGGTGGCGATAATGTACCTGGGGAAGATCGTGGAGGTGCTGCCCGGCGGTGATCTAGTCGCAAAAGCCAGGCATCCCTATACCCGGGCGTTGCTGGCGGCGGTACCGGTATACCACCCGCGCTTAAGGGATGGCAAGGAGTTGCTGGTGGAAGGTGAGCCCCCGGATCCGGCGAGTCCGCCGGCAGGTTGTCGCTTTCATCCCCGCTGTCCCAAGGCGCGGGAAAAATGCCGGGTGTTGGAGCCGCTGCTGGAACCCATCAGCGCGGAGCACCAGGTAGCCTGTCATTGGGCAGGGGTATAG
- a CDS encoding SBBP repeat-containing protein, producing the protein MRNFLKMGQVLLSALVIIGVSLSCAAIGEAGDSDAAIAGTGIEAEKNTNNRAEDYDRSRPLVTDPLLDYTSISGSKNDCAMSLAVNSAGNVYVAGYTHSADFPATAEAYDTSLDDEEYERDAFVTKLDADLSTLLAATFISAASSFATDSAANVYVAGMTSSDDFPHNDAFVSKLDPGLNALLASTGIGGSNEGSGSGENHAHSIAMDSAGNVYIAGSAYYLGHGVISEDVFVSKFAGGL; encoded by the coding sequence ATGCGAAACTTTTTAAAAATGGGGCAAGTTTTATTATCCGCTTTAGTGATCATCGGCGTAAGCTTGTCCTGCGCTGCTATTGGTGAAGCTGGCGATTCGGATGCCGCCATAGCCGGGACCGGTATTGAGGCCGAAAAAAATACAAACAACCGGGCGGAAGATTACGACAGGTCCCGTCCCCTGGTAACCGACCCTTTGCTGGACTATACATCTATCAGTGGAAGTAAAAATGACTGCGCTATGTCTTTAGCCGTGAATAGCGCGGGCAATGTTTACGTAGCGGGATATACTCACTCCGCAGATTTCCCCGCCACCGCCGAAGCGTATGATACGTCCCTGGATGATGAGGAATATGAGCGAGATGCTTTCGTCACTAAGCTTGACGCCGACCTGAGCACTCTTTTAGCAGCCACCTTCATTAGCGCAGCCTCTTCTTTTGCCACAGACAGTGCGGCTAATGTTTACGTGGCAGGGATGACAAGCTCCGATGACTTTCCCCACAATGATGCTTTCGTCTCAAAACTGGACCCCGGCTTAAACGCTCTTTTAGCTTCCACCGGCATTGGCGGAAGCAACGAAGGTAGCGGAAGCGGTGAAAACCACGCTCATTCTATAGCCATGGACAGCGCGGGCAATGTCTATATTGCGGGATCAGCATACTATCTTGGACATGGCGTTATCTCGGAAGACGTCTTTGTCTCAAAATTCGCCGGCGGTTTATGA
- a CDS encoding TlpA disulfide reductase family protein — protein MLFIAISLILSLFVGCAKNEGQGNGVFINAKYADSGMLTINKEAFDYEKGIILNAGGFGLQLPQVMHELSYSGNLQVIGSEYTANLLYLTEKAQEIIKKGANQEEAEALGKNIFQCFAVSRIRSNDENAELELQRIKSNFSNIDTIAAAGDDTYYFAYNEDYSALTLLDADKANIDKVLSEREALKNYICLFSAEVKNMNDFDAKTFDGNTFTQEDLSKYDLTMVNVWATWCGPCVEEMPELQQLYGMLPDNANMITICADANEEPELANRIIKELKCTFKVLVPDEKLQKSLLEKLTGYPTTIFVDRDGNMVGEPQIGVPGRKENVAKAYLQMIEERLNMVVSSE, from the coding sequence GTGCTGTTTATTGCCATCTCATTAATACTTAGTCTGTTTGTCGGATGTGCTAAAAATGAAGGTCAAGGTAATGGCGTTTTTATCAATGCGAAATACGCTGACTCAGGCATGTTGACAATTAATAAAGAGGCCTTCGATTACGAAAAAGGCATAATACTAAATGCTGGGGGATTCGGCCTGCAATTGCCACAAGTTATGCATGAATTAAGTTACAGTGGCAATTTGCAGGTCATCGGTTCCGAATATACCGCTAATTTGCTTTATCTAACTGAAAAAGCACAGGAGATAATAAAAAAAGGAGCAAATCAGGAGGAAGCGGAAGCGCTGGGTAAAAACATATTTCAGTGTTTTGCTGTTTCGAGGATTCGTTCTAATGATGAAAACGCCGAGCTGGAATTACAGCGTATAAAAAGCAATTTCTCGAACATAGACACTATTGCTGCTGCCGGAGATGACACCTATTATTTCGCATATAATGAGGACTACTCCGCCCTTACGCTGTTGGACGCGGATAAAGCTAACATAGACAAGGTTCTTTCCGAACGGGAGGCGCTTAAAAATTACATTTGTCTATTCTCGGCCGAAGTAAAAAACATGAACGACTTCGACGCAAAAACGTTTGACGGAAATACTTTTACGCAGGAAGACCTAAGCAAATACGACCTTACTATGGTGAACGTTTGGGCAACATGGTGTGGGCCTTGTGTAGAAGAAATGCCTGAATTACAGCAGCTTTATGGTATGCTGCCCGATAATGCAAATATGATCACTATTTGTGCTGATGCAAATGAAGAGCCGGAGCTTGCGAACCGGATTATAAAAGAACTGAAGTGTACATTTAAGGTACTGGTCCCCGATGAAAAATTACAGAAATCTCTGCTTGAAAAATTAACCGGATATCCGACCACTATTTTTGTCGACCGTGACGGAAATATGGTTGGCGAGCCGCAGATTGGCGTTCCCGGCAGGAAGGAAAACGTTGCTAAAGCGTATTTGCAAATGATTGAAGAACGCCTGAATATGGTGGTGAGCAGTGAATGA
- a CDS encoding 4Fe-4S binding protein — protein sequence MVSLLKSRPFIQAMASVVTNANIQGFFTGQIWKGNSKLMCVPGLNCYSCPGALGSCPIGSLQAVLGGNKHNFSFYVVGMLIFFGVVFGRLTCGFLCPFGFIQDLLYKIRTPKLKVPQKVDFPLRWLKYIILIVAVIALPMLLTNRFGIAPPYFCQWICPVGTLEGGIPLVLRNESLRNMLGFLFNWKMGILIFIILASVFTYRPFCKYICPLGAVYSLFNGLSFYQMNVDRSKCSGCKICEEKCKMNVEITKNINSPECIRCGECESVCKQGAITSGFYLKPFEAETR from the coding sequence ATGGTAAGTTTACTTAAAAGCCGCCCCTTTATTCAGGCAATGGCCTCTGTTGTTACCAATGCTAATATCCAGGGTTTTTTCACAGGGCAGATTTGGAAAGGCAACAGTAAGCTCATGTGTGTACCGGGACTGAACTGCTACTCTTGTCCCGGCGCACTGGGCTCTTGCCCGATAGGCTCATTACAGGCCGTGCTGGGTGGCAATAAGCATAATTTTTCCTTCTACGTCGTTGGAATGCTTATATTCTTCGGTGTTGTATTCGGGCGCTTGACCTGTGGATTTTTGTGCCCTTTCGGATTTATTCAAGATTTGCTGTATAAAATCAGAACGCCAAAACTAAAAGTCCCCCAAAAGGTTGATTTTCCGCTGCGTTGGCTAAAGTATATAATATTAATCGTTGCGGTAATTGCTTTGCCGATGCTATTAACAAATCGGTTTGGAATTGCTCCACCCTACTTTTGCCAATGGATTTGCCCTGTGGGAACTCTGGAGGGCGGTATTCCCCTTGTATTAAGAAACGAAAGCTTGCGCAACATGCTGGGCTTTCTGTTTAACTGGAAGATGGGAATACTTATTTTCATTATCCTGGCGTCCGTATTTACTTACCGTCCTTTTTGCAAATACATCTGCCCGCTGGGTGCTGTTTATTCATTGTTCAATGGACTTAGCTTTTATCAAATGAATGTTGACAGATCAAAGTGCAGCGGCTGTAAGATCTGCGAGGAAAAGTGCAAGATGAACGTAGAGATTACAAAAAACATCAATTCGCCCGAGTGTATTCGCTGCGGCGAATGTGAAAGCGTATGTAAACAAGGTGCAATTACTTCGGGATTTTATCTTAAACCATTCGAGGCTGAAACGAGGTAG
- a CDS encoding ABC transporter ATP-binding protein: protein MSCRSVLSVSNLHTYFYTRQGVLKAVNGISFNLKTGRTLAIVGESGSGKTVTALSIFGLIDPPGKIVRGNICLDGCNLLNLSQTELRRIRGRKMTMVFQDPMTSLNPVLTIGTQFTESLTCHENITGTEVKRQVREMLKKVGLPQPEKIMKRYPFQLSGGQRQRVMIAMALAMCPGLLVADEPTTALDVTVQAQILYEMRELIKDCRAGVLLITHDLGVVAEMADEVAVMYAGSIVEYGNVYDVFDNPLHPYTKALLKSVPRPGVRGEDLTAVQGQPPSLVNMPDWCAFLPRCEQKSRCCREGVPLLQEVEPGHAVACSRAAEGRPGEVKLRELA, encoded by the coding sequence ATGTCTTGTCGTTCTGTGTTGAGCGTAAGTAATTTACATACCTACTTTTATACCCGGCAGGGAGTGCTTAAGGCTGTAAACGGTATCAGTTTTAATCTAAAAACGGGTCGGACTTTGGCGATCGTTGGCGAGAGCGGTTCGGGTAAGACTGTAACCGCGCTGTCAATTTTCGGTTTAATTGACCCGCCCGGCAAAATTGTCCGCGGGAATATTTGTCTGGACGGGTGCAATTTGCTGAACCTCTCCCAAACCGAACTGCGCCGGATACGCGGCAGAAAAATGACTATGGTTTTCCAGGATCCCATGACTTCGTTGAACCCGGTTCTAACTATTGGGACCCAGTTTACAGAAAGCTTGACTTGTCACGAGAACATAACCGGCACGGAGGTTAAAAGGCAAGTGAGAGAAATGTTAAAAAAAGTCGGATTACCGCAGCCCGAAAAAATAATGAAGCGCTACCCGTTTCAGTTAAGCGGTGGTCAGCGGCAGCGGGTGATGATTGCCATGGCTCTGGCCATGTGCCCCGGACTACTGGTTGCAGATGAGCCCACCACCGCTTTGGATGTTACCGTCCAGGCGCAAATACTCTATGAAATGCGCGAGTTGATCAAAGATTGCCGGGCCGGTGTTTTACTGATTACCCACGACCTGGGCGTGGTGGCTGAAATGGCCGACGAGGTGGCGGTGATGTATGCCGGATCTATAGTCGAGTATGGGAATGTTTATGATGTATTTGACAATCCCCTGCATCCTTACACAAAGGCTTTGCTTAAATCAGTTCCCCGTCCGGGGGTGAGGGGTGAAGACTTGACAGCTGTGCAGGGGCAGCCGCCAAGTCTTGTTAATATGCCCGATTGGTGCGCTTTTCTGCCCCGCTGCGAACAAAAATCCCGGTGCTGTCGGGAGGGCGTTCCTTTGCTGCAGGAAGTTGAGCCGGGCCATGCGGTGGCCTGTAGCCGGGCAGCGGAGGGCCGGCCCGGAGAGGTGAAATTGCGTGAGCTTGCTTAA
- a CDS encoding CD1871A family CXXC motif-containing protein, whose amino-acid sequence MKKHAAPYCKYGLLALSAFFIALGVLLDEHLVVIKKAINICLECIGLG is encoded by the coding sequence ATGAAAAAGCATGCGGCGCCCTATTGCAAATATGGATTGTTAGCCCTTTCCGCTTTCTTTATTGCTCTGGGCGTGTTGCTGGATGAACATCTGGTCGTAATAAAAAAAGCAATCAACATATGCCTGGAATGTATCGGATTGGGGTGA
- a CDS encoding ABC transporter ATP-binding protein — protein MAAESNYLLEINNLTVRYHGVPPVEAVDGVSLQLKKGESLGIIGESGCGKSSLVLGIMGLIKQGDVEGDILYQGRKLNGLPEKELKKYRWKEIAIVFQNSLEVLNPVLSIKEQIGEPIKTHTQLASPEIDQRVVKLLKMVGLDPRRRHSYPHQLSGGMRQRVLLAMALSCDPKVLLIDEPTTALDPLSKNELLQLLQKLQKTLGYTMVVISHDLGVIKKLTARVMTMYCGRVVEAGITSEVLKNPLHCYTRGLLNSSPNLFKYKDLWGLEGELSSGVSAAGCVFYPRCCQGEESCNRAKPILKYVAIERMVACHKGGIETFLRAEGIRKTYRLKDMEIKAVQNVNLEIRSGEVIALVGESGSGKSTLAHILAGVMPSDGGRVFYRNDLVRGRQVTRMIGGMQIIFQDPFAATSHRMTVLEVVKEPLDIIKWGGNKEREAEAVNALQLVRLPAGPGFLNRYCHGLSGGQRQRLAVARALVTKPKLLIADEVTSMLDPSTQANLLRELKGLQNRRGFAMLYITHDLHLARKVADKVYVMYNGEIVENGLSFEVFENPKHAYTKQLMNEALLDLV, from the coding sequence TTGGCTGCCGAGAGTAATTATCTTTTGGAAATCAATAATTTAACCGTTCGGTACCACGGCGTGCCGCCGGTAGAAGCCGTGGACGGCGTTTCCCTGCAGCTGAAAAAAGGGGAGAGCCTGGGTATTATCGGCGAGTCCGGGTGCGGAAAGAGCTCTCTGGTCCTGGGGATCATGGGCCTGATTAAACAGGGCGATGTGGAGGGGGATATCCTTTATCAGGGACGGAAGTTAAACGGCCTGCCGGAAAAAGAACTGAAAAAATACCGGTGGAAAGAAATAGCTATCGTTTTTCAGAATTCCCTGGAAGTGCTTAACCCGGTGCTCAGCATCAAAGAGCAAATCGGTGAGCCCATCAAAACCCATACCCAACTTGCCTCGCCGGAAATTGATCAACGGGTGGTCAAGCTCCTGAAAATGGTGGGCCTGGACCCGCGCCGGCGGCACAGTTACCCGCACCAGCTGTCCGGGGGGATGCGGCAGCGGGTATTATTGGCCATGGCTTTATCCTGCGACCCCAAAGTGCTGCTGATCGACGAGCCCACCACAGCCCTGGATCCGTTAAGTAAAAATGAACTTCTGCAATTATTGCAGAAGCTGCAAAAAACCCTTGGCTACACCATGGTGGTGATATCCCACGACCTGGGCGTGATTAAAAAACTTACCGCCAGGGTTATGACCATGTACTGCGGCCGGGTGGTGGAAGCAGGCATAACTTCGGAAGTGCTGAAAAACCCGTTGCACTGCTACACCCGGGGACTGCTGAACTCATCACCCAACCTTTTCAAATATAAAGACCTGTGGGGCCTGGAAGGAGAACTTTCGTCGGGCGTCTCCGCCGCGGGCTGTGTTTTTTACCCCCGCTGTTGCCAGGGGGAAGAAAGCTGCAACCGGGCCAAGCCCATCCTGAAATACGTGGCCATCGAGCGCATGGTGGCTTGCCATAAGGGTGGTATTGAAACCTTTCTCAGGGCGGAGGGTATCCGTAAAACCTATCGCCTGAAAGACATGGAAATTAAAGCGGTGCAAAACGTGAACCTGGAAATCAGAAGCGGTGAAGTGATCGCTTTGGTGGGAGAGTCGGGTTCCGGCAAATCAACCCTGGCGCATATTCTGGCCGGGGTAATGCCCTCCGACGGGGGCCGGGTGTTTTACCGGAATGACCTGGTCCGCGGCCGGCAGGTCACCAGAATGATCGGCGGAATGCAGATTATCTTTCAGGATCCCTTTGCCGCCACCAGTCACCGGATGACTGTGCTGGAGGTGGTTAAAGAACCCCTGGATATCATTAAGTGGGGTGGGAATAAAGAACGGGAAGCAGAGGCCGTCAATGCCTTGCAATTGGTCCGGCTGCCTGCGGGCCCCGGTTTTTTAAACCGGTATTGCCACGGTTTAAGCGGCGGGCAGCGGCAGCGGCTGGCCGTCGCCCGGGCTCTGGTCACCAAACCGAAATTATTGATTGCCGACGAGGTTACTTCAATGCTGGATCCTTCCACCCAGGCCAACTTGCTCAGGGAACTCAAAGGTCTGCAGAACCGGCGGGGCTTTGCCATGCTGTATATCACCCATGATTTGCACCTGGCCAGGAAAGTCGCCGATAAGGTCTATGTGATGTATAACGGCGAAATAGTGGAAAACGGCCTGTCTTTCGAGGTTTTTGAAAACCCCAAGCATGCCTATACAAAACAACTGATGAACGAAGCTTTGCTGGATTTGGTCTAA
- the nikB gene encoding nickel ABC transporter permease — MRRYLLKRLLYLVPVMLGVSIITFGLVSLVPGDPAEIIMQSGGTEVTREAVEAMREELGLNDPVYIRYLHWLNDVLHLDLGESYRTGRPVAEEIFCRFPATLELSLAAVLFMLLVALPSGILAALHRHAFVDHISRIWALFGASVPGFWLGLLLIYYFSVRLGVFPVMGRGGVKHLVLPAVTLGFGMAAVYARLLRASMLEVLGQDYIKVARARGVKEKLIIGRHAFKNALLPVVTALGMGLGHLLGGAVIVETVFAWPGVGRLLVDAIFNRDYPVIQGYALTMAVVFVFINLLVDISYFYLDPRIRPGRGNNIFRS; from the coding sequence ATGAGACGTTATCTTTTAAAACGCTTGCTTTATCTCGTGCCCGTTATGCTGGGTGTATCAATTATCACTTTTGGGCTGGTTAGCTTGGTGCCCGGTGATCCCGCCGAGATAATTATGCAGTCCGGGGGAACGGAGGTAACCAGGGAAGCTGTGGAGGCAATGCGGGAGGAACTGGGTTTGAATGATCCGGTTTATATCCGCTATCTTCATTGGCTAAATGACGTGCTGCACTTGGACCTGGGGGAGTCCTATCGTACCGGCAGACCGGTGGCTGAGGAAATCTTCTGCCGTTTTCCGGCTACTTTGGAGCTGAGCTTGGCGGCGGTACTATTTATGCTGCTGGTGGCTCTGCCCTCGGGTATTCTGGCAGCGTTGCACCGCCATGCCTTTGTGGATCATATCAGCCGGATCTGGGCGCTGTTTGGTGCATCCGTGCCCGGTTTCTGGCTTGGGTTGTTGTTGATTTATTATTTCTCCGTGAGGCTGGGTGTTTTCCCCGTGATGGGCCGCGGGGGAGTGAAGCATCTGGTGCTGCCGGCGGTAACCCTGGGATTTGGCATGGCGGCTGTGTATGCCCGGCTGCTGCGGGCCAGCATGCTGGAGGTTCTGGGACAGGATTATATAAAAGTGGCCAGGGCCAGGGGGGTGAAAGAAAAACTAATCATTGGTCGGCATGCTTTTAAAAACGCTCTTTTGCCGGTGGTGACCGCTCTGGGTATGGGGCTTGGACACCTTCTGGGCGGGGCGGTGATCGTAGAAACCGTGTTTGCTTGGCCGGGGGTGGGCAGATTATTGGTGGATGCTATTTTTAACCGGGATTACCCGGTAATTCAGGGCTACGCGCTGACTATGGCTGTTGTGTTTGTATTTATCAACTTGCTGGTTGATATATCCTATTTTTACCTTGATCCGCGCATTCGCCCGGGCAGGGGCAATAATATATTTCGGTCATGA